From Panicum hallii strain FIL2 chromosome 2, PHallii_v3.1, whole genome shotgun sequence, a single genomic window includes:
- the LOC112882006 gene encoding UDP-glucosyltransferase UGT13248-like, producing MADGSEQSVHVLLLPYPSQGHINPILQFGKRLAARRGVRCTLATTRFALSQSQPATGDAVRIAAISDGCDRSGFSEAGGVDAYLSRLESAGSETLDALLRSEAEQGRPVRVLVYDAVLPWAPRVARRRGAATAAFFTQPCAVDVAYAHAFAGRIRPPLADEETVADELHGLPAGLRPGDLPSFLAEPTRDHPAYLDLLVNQFDGLDTADHVLVNSFHELQPQESDYMASTWRAKTVGPTVPSAYLDNRLPDDTSYGFHLYTPLTATTKAWLDGRPPRSVVYTSFGSVSAPGALQMTEVAEGLYNCGKPFLWVVRASETAKIPESFAGRAKERGLIVTWSPQLEVLAHPAVGCFVTHCGWNSTTEALSAGVPMVAMPQWSDQPMNAKYIEDLWRVGVRVRPDEEGVVRKEEVERCVREVMDGEKSTEYRRNAAGWKEKAKRAVSEGGSSDNNIVEFLGKLGLEV from the exons ATGGCCGACGGATCCGAGCAGAGCGTCCACGTCCTCCTGCTCCCGTACCCGAGCCAGGGCCACATCAACCCGATCCTCCAGTTCGGCAAgcgcctcgccgcgcgccgcggcgtcCGGTGCACGCTCGCCACGACCCGGTTCGCGCTCAGCCAGAGCCAGCCTGCCACCGGCGACGCCGTCCGCATCGCCGCCATCTCGGACGGCTGCGACCGCAGCGGCTTCAGCGAGGCCGGCGGCGTCGACGCGTACCTGTCCCGGCTGGAGTCGGCCGGGTCCGAGACCCTGGACGCGCTCCTCCGGTCCGAGGCGGAGCAGGGCCGCCCCGTGCGCGTGCTAGTGTACGACGCGGTCCTGCCGTGGGCGCCGCGCGTGgcgcggcgccgcggcgcggcTACCGCGGCGTTCTTCACGCAGCCGTGCGCGGTGGACGTGGCGTACGCGCACGCTTTCGCTGGACGGatccggccgccgctcgccgacGAGGAGACAGTAGCAGATGAGCTGCACGGGCTGCCGGCCGGGCTCAGGCCGGGCGATCTGCCGTCGTTTCTGGCCGAGCCCACCAGAGACCACCCCGCGTACCTGGACCTGCTGGTGAACCAGTTCGACGGCCTGGACACGGCCGACCACGTCCTCGTCAACTCCTTCCACGAGCTGCAGCCACAG GAATCGGATTACATGGCGTCCACGTGGAGAGCCAAGACGGTGGGCCCGACCGTGCCGTCGGCCTACCTCGACAACCGCTTGCCGGACGACACGTCCTACGGCTTCCACCTCTACACCCCGCTGACGGCGACGACGAAGGCCTGGCTGGACGGCAGGCCCCCGCGCTCCGTCGTGTACACCTCCTTCGGCAGCGTTTCAGCGCCCGGCGCGCTCCAGATGACCGAGGTGGCGGAGGGCCTGTACAACTGCGGCAAGCCATTCCTGTGGGTGGTCAGGGCGTCCGAGACCGCGAAGATCCCCGAGAGCTTCGCCGGCAGGGCGAAGGAGCGGGGCCTCATCGTGACGTGGAGCCCCCAGCTTGAGGTGCTCGCGCATCCGGCCGTGGGGTGCTTCGTGACGCACTGCGGGTGGAACTCGACGACGGAGGCGCTGAGCGCCGGCGTGCCGATGGTGGCGATGCCGCAGTGGTCGGACCAGCCCATGAACGCCAAGTACATCGAGGATTTGTGGCGGGTGGGCGTGCGGGTGCGACCCGACGAGGAGGGCGTGGTCAGgaaggaggaggtggagaggtGCGTCAGGGAGGTGATGGACGGCGAGAAGAGCACGGAGTACCGGCGAAATGCTGCTGGATGGAAGGAGAAGGCTAAAAGAGCTGTGAGTGAAGGTGGCAGCTCAGATAACAACATCGTTGAGTTTCTTGGCAAGCTAGGATTAGAAGTCTGA
- the LOC112881735 gene encoding UDP-glycosyltransferase 79-like produces the protein MERDLHSRTSQQHRHRTSGFQANTLITLAMAPPASSDQTSINILLVPFPVQGHINPLLQFGKRLASHGGVRCTLAATRFVANSTRPTPSSVHVAVFSDGCDGGGPDEVGGMGAPYYERLESAGSETLDALLASESERGRPVHVVVYDAFLPWARRVARRRGAAPAAFLTQTCAVDILYAHAWAGRVPPPPLLRPEDVRGCLDGLSCRLEMGDLPTFMTDASYPPAFRELLVNQFLGLDDADHVLVNSFRDLEPQEADYMASAWRAKMVGPTVPSAFLDNRLPDDVSYGIHLHTPMTAECKAWLDGQLAQSVLYVSFGSMASLGPDQMSEVAEGLYSSGKPFLWVVRATETAKLPEGFADKAKARGLIVPWCPQLDVLAHPSVGCFMTHCGWNSTVEALSAGVPLVAMPNWSDQTTNAKYIQDVWRVGVRVRPDAKGMVRSEEVERRVREVMEGEMREEFRVRALEWSEKAKKSMSEGGTSDVNISDFLSSFGHNTTHATHSSKLIG, from the coding sequence ATGGAGAGGGACCTGCACTCACGTACTTCCCAACAACATCGCCATCGCACTTCAGGATTCCAAGCTAACACGCTCATTACTCTAGCCAtggcgccgccggcgagctcggACCAAACAAGCATCAACATCCTCCTCGTCCCGTTCCCGGTCCAGGGCCACATCAACCCGCTGCTCCAGTTCGGCAAGCGGCTCGCCAGCCACGGCGGCGTCCGGTGCACCCTCGCGGCGACCCGCTTCGTCGCCAACTCCACCAGGCCAACCCCGAGCTCGGTGCACGTCGCCGTCTTCTCCGACGGCTGCGACGGCGGCGGGCCCGACGAGGTGGGGGGGATGGGCGCCCCCTACTACGAGCGGCTCGAGTCGGCCGGGTCCGAGACGCTGGACGCGCTCCTCGCTTCGGAGTCGGAGCGGGGCCGGCCGGTGCACGTGGTGGTGTACGACGCGTTCCTGCCGTGGGCGCGGCGCGTGgcgaggcggcgcggcgcggcgcccgcGGCGTTCCTCACGCAGACGTGCGCCGTGGACATCCTGTACGCGCACGCGTGGGCCGgccgcgtgccgccgccgccgctgctgcggcCGGAGGACGTGCGGGGCTGCCTGGACGGGCTGTCGTGCCGGCTCGAGATGGGCGACCTGCCGACGTTCATGACCGACGCGAGCTACCCCCCGGCGTTCAGGGAACTGCTGGTGAACCAGTTCCTGGGGCTGGACGACGCCGACCACGTGCTCGTCAACTCGTTCCGCGACCTGGAACCACAGGAAGCAGACTACATGGCGTCCGCGTGGAGAGCCAAGATGGTGGGCCCGACCGTCCCGTCGGCGTTCCTCGACAACCGCCTCCCGGACGACGTGTCCTACGGCATCCACCTCCACACCCCGATGACAGCGGAATGCAAGGCGTGGCTCGACGGCCAGCTGGCACAGTCCGTTCTGTACGTCTCCTTCGGTAGCATGGCCTCCCTGGGTCCTGACCAGATGAGCGAGGTAGCCGAGGGCCTCTACAGTAGCGGCAAGCCCTTCCTGTGGgtggttcgggccaccgagaccGCCAAGCTGCCCGAGGGCTTCGCCGATAAGGCCAAGGCCAGGGGGCTCATAGTGCCATGGTGCCCGCAGCTGGACGTTCTGGCGCACCCGTCCGTCGGCTGCTTCATGACGCACTGCGGCTGGAACTCGACGGTGGAGGCGCTCAGCGCGGGCGTGCCCTTGGTGGCGATGCCGAACTGGTCGGACCAGACGACGAACGCCAAGTACATCCAGGACGTGTGGCGCGTCGGCGTGCGGGTGCGGCCGGATGCCAAGGGAATGGTGAGGAgcgaggaggtggagcggcgcgTGCGCGAGGTGATGGAAGGGGAAATGCGCGAGGAGTTTAGGGTGAGAGCTCTGGAGTGGAGTGAAAAGGCGAAGAAGTCCATGAGCGAAGGCGGGACCTCGGATGTCAACATCTCGGATTTCCTATCAAGTTTTGGACACAACACTACTCATGCAACTCACTCAAGCAAACTGATTGGGTGA